One segment of Thermincola ferriacetica DNA contains the following:
- the ispG gene encoding flavodoxin-dependent (E)-4-hydroxy-3-methylbut-2-enyl-diphosphate synthase, whose amino-acid sequence MQRRKTRQIFIGNVPVGGDAPVVVQSMTNSDTRNVPGTLDQIRRLAEAGCEIVRVAVPDDEAAQSLKEITRQSPLPVIADIHFDYRLALKAMDNGVAGLRLNPGNIGGREKVRAVVNEAKGRKIPIRIGVNAGSLEKKIIEKYGGITAEGMVESALNHVHILEDLDFYDIKISLKTFEIPLLIQAYRMMAEQVDYPLHIGVTEAGTIRTGTIRSAVGIGALLSMGIGDTVRVSLTGDPVEEVWVAYEILKSLHLRERGPTIVSCPTCGRTQIDLIPLAEEVEKRLHSLDRPLKVAIMGCVVNGPGEAREADIGIAGGRGVGILFRKGEIIKRVKEENLLDELMEEIKNMCREEKE is encoded by the coding sequence TTGCAGCGGAGGAAAACCAGGCAGATTTTTATCGGCAATGTGCCCGTTGGCGGGGACGCTCCTGTTGTGGTACAGTCCATGACCAATAGCGATACGAGGAATGTTCCCGGCACCCTGGATCAGATTCGGCGGCTGGCGGAGGCCGGGTGTGAAATTGTCAGGGTTGCCGTACCTGATGATGAAGCCGCCCAGTCTTTAAAAGAGATTACCCGGCAGTCACCGCTGCCGGTAATTGCTGATATTCACTTCGATTACCGTTTGGCATTAAAAGCTATGGACAACGGTGTCGCCGGGCTCCGGCTGAATCCGGGAAACATAGGGGGCCGCGAAAAGGTGCGGGCCGTTGTAAATGAAGCCAAAGGGCGGAAAATTCCTATCAGGATAGGGGTCAATGCCGGGTCGCTGGAAAAAAAGATTATCGAAAAGTATGGTGGTATTACAGCAGAGGGTATGGTGGAAAGCGCCCTCAACCACGTACATATACTGGAGGATTTGGATTTTTACGATATAAAAATATCTTTAAAGACTTTTGAGATTCCCTTGCTTATTCAAGCTTACCGGATGATGGCTGAGCAGGTGGATTACCCCTTACACATAGGGGTAACGGAGGCCGGTACCATAAGAACGGGAACTATTCGTTCAGCAGTGGGCATAGGCGCCCTGCTCAGTATGGGCATTGGCGATACGGTACGGGTATCTTTAACGGGCGACCCTGTGGAAGAAGTATGGGTTGCTTATGAAATATTAAAGAGTCTGCATCTTAGAGAACGCGGGCCTACAATTGTATCATGTCCGACCTGTGGCCGGACCCAGATAGATCTTATACCCCTGGCAGAAGAAGTGGAGAAGAGACTGCATAGCCTGGACAGGCCTCTAAAGGTGGCTATTATGGGTTGTGTGGTAAACGGTCCGGGTGAAGCAAGGGAAGCTGATATCGGGATTGCCGGCGGTCGGGGAGTGGGAATACTGTTCCGTAAAGGCGAAATAATTAAAAGGGTTAAAGAAGAAAACCTCCTGGATGAACTTATGGAGGAAATTAAAAATATGTGTAGGGAGGAGAAGGAATGA
- a CDS encoding proline--tRNA ligase, with amino-acid sequence MRASEILAPTLREVPAEAEVISHILMLRAGFIRKSASGIYTYLPLANRVIKKVSQIVREEMDRKGGQELILPIMQPAELWQESGRWDVYGDELFRLKDRHGRSFALGPTHEEIITDLVRNEIRSYKQMPMLLYQIQNKYRDERRPRFGLMRGREFIMKDLYSFDRDEAGLDESYNKMFDAYTRVFSRCGLKFRPVEADSGAIGGSSTHEFMVLAESGEAAIVYCTECEYAANVEKAEACSVDTVTPMDMFPMEEVATPNARTIEEVTAMLGVGPENLIKTLIYETEKEEVVALVRGDREVNEIKLLNVLGALHLDLAGSETVQRITGAEVGFAGPVGLKNVTIIADHEVMKMVNAVAGANKTGYHLKNVKPGRDFKPDMEADIRIVQAGEPCPRCNGTLAMARGIEVGQIFKLGTKYSKALGAKFLDENGKEQYIVMGCYGIGITRTVAAAIEQNHDQDGIIWPMSIAPFQVIVVPVSAKSSEQVELAERIYSQLLEAGIEVIIDDRSERPGVKFKDADLIGYPIRVTVGNKAVDEGRVEVRLRKTGDTRDLPVEEVVTYVKNLVDEEMKRLNSYRIEE; translated from the coding sequence ATGAGGGCATCAGAGATTCTTGCGCCAACCCTGCGTGAAGTTCCGGCTGAAGCAGAAGTTATCAGCCATATTTTAATGTTGAGAGCGGGTTTCATCAGGAAGTCCGCATCGGGTATTTATACATATTTGCCATTAGCCAATCGGGTCATTAAAAAAGTATCCCAGATTGTAAGGGAGGAGATGGACAGAAAAGGGGGTCAGGAATTAATACTGCCTATTATGCAGCCTGCAGAATTGTGGCAGGAATCGGGGAGATGGGATGTATACGGAGACGAACTTTTCCGGTTAAAAGACCGCCATGGGCGTTCTTTTGCCCTTGGTCCGACGCATGAAGAGATTATCACTGACCTGGTTCGCAACGAGATTCGGTCATACAAGCAAATGCCCATGCTTCTTTACCAGATACAAAACAAATACCGCGATGAGCGGCGGCCGCGTTTTGGCTTGATGCGCGGTCGGGAATTTATCATGAAAGACTTGTATTCCTTCGACCGCGATGAGGCGGGTCTGGACGAGAGTTATAACAAGATGTTCGATGCTTACACCCGCGTATTCAGCCGTTGTGGTTTAAAGTTTCGTCCCGTAGAGGCCGATTCCGGCGCCATAGGCGGGAGTTCCACCCACGAATTTATGGTGCTTGCAGAATCTGGCGAAGCGGCCATAGTTTATTGTACGGAATGTGAATATGCGGCCAACGTGGAAAAAGCAGAAGCCTGCTCTGTTGACACAGTTACACCGATGGACATGTTTCCTATGGAAGAAGTGGCTACGCCTAATGCGAGAACTATAGAAGAGGTTACGGCCATGCTGGGAGTAGGTCCGGAAAACCTGATTAAGACCCTGATCTATGAAACAGAAAAAGAAGAAGTGGTAGCTCTGGTCAGGGGAGACCGTGAAGTTAACGAGATCAAGCTGTTGAATGTTCTGGGGGCTCTGCATCTTGACCTGGCCGGCAGCGAGACCGTACAGAGAATAACAGGAGCCGAAGTGGGCTTTGCCGGGCCGGTAGGCTTGAAGAACGTCACTATTATAGCTGACCATGAAGTGATGAAAATGGTCAATGCTGTGGCGGGCGCAAACAAAACAGGTTATCATCTGAAAAACGTCAAACCCGGCAGAGATTTCAAGCCTGATATGGAAGCCGATATCCGTATTGTGCAGGCCGGTGAGCCGTGCCCCAGATGTAACGGCACCTTAGCCATGGCAAGAGGGATAGAGGTTGGCCAAATATTTAAACTCGGTACCAAATACAGCAAGGCGTTGGGGGCCAAATTTCTTGACGAAAACGGGAAGGAACAGTACATCGTTATGGGCTGTTACGGGATAGGAATTACCAGAACTGTGGCGGCGGCCATAGAGCAGAACCATGATCAGGATGGGATTATCTGGCCTATGTCCATAGCGCCGTTCCAGGTAATAGTAGTTCCCGTAAGTGCCAAATCTTCTGAACAGGTGGAACTGGCCGAAAGGATTTACTCTCAGCTACTTGAGGCCGGGATAGAAGTCATTATTGACGACAGAAGCGAACGGCCCGGTGTGAAGTTTAAGGATGCCGATTTAATTGGCTACCCGATCCGGGTAACTGTTGGGAATAAGGCTGTTGACGAAGGCAGGGTAGAGGTCCGCCTGCGCAAGACCGGCGACACCAGGGACCTGCCTGTAGAGGAAGTTGTCACTTATGTAAAAAATCTGGTGGACGAAGAAATGAAAAGACTCAATTCATACCGCATAGAAGAATAA
- a CDS encoding glycosyltransferase family 2 protein, translating to MDVAAVIPAFNEEKTIAQVVKTVREVPLVKEIIVVNDGSTDNTGRIAEEAGARVIDLRSNVGKGGAMAVGVRSTQAGIILFLDADLIGLQPSHVYDLINPVLQGETEMTIGVFDEGRFATDLAQFLTPYLSGQRAVKREIFETVSGLDLSRFGVEIALTRFVKSAGISFKEVELKQMSHLMKEEKLGLIKGFKARMKMYWEIAKCVGRN from the coding sequence ATGGACGTGGCGGCAGTTATCCCTGCTTTCAACGAAGAAAAAACCATAGCCCAGGTGGTCAAAACGGTCAGGGAAGTTCCCCTGGTGAAGGAAATCATCGTGGTAAATGACGGGTCAACAGACAATACAGGAAGAATTGCCGAAGAGGCAGGGGCCCGGGTTATTGACCTGCGCAGCAACGTGGGTAAAGGCGGCGCCATGGCTGTCGGTGTGCGTTCAACGCAGGCCGGCATAATTCTTTTTTTGGATGCCGATTTGATTGGTTTGCAGCCTTCCCATGTTTATGACCTGATTAACCCTGTTTTGCAGGGTGAGACGGAAATGACCATTGGAGTTTTTGATGAAGGAAGATTTGCTACCGATTTGGCCCAGTTTCTCACCCCGTATTTGAGTGGTCAACGGGCGGTGAAAAGAGAAATTTTTGAAACGGTCTCCGGGCTGGATCTTTCGCGTTTTGGGGTTGAAATAGCCCTGACCCGTTTTGTAAAATCTGCAGGAATTTCCTTCAAGGAAGTAGAATTAAAACAAATGTCGCATTTGATGAAGGAAGAAAAACTGGGATTAATTAAAGGCTTTAAAGCCAGGATGAAAATGTATTGGGAAATTGCCAAGTGTGTTGGTC